A genomic segment from Dechloromonas denitrificans encodes:
- the nikR gene encoding nickel-responsive transcriptional regulator NikR has protein sequence MERFTISLDESLASQFDQLISARGYKNRSEAVRDLIRGAIEGDRQRDVPAGHCVANLSYVYNHHERELAERLMGLQHDHHDLTVAAMHSHLDHDHCLESVILKGLTVEVRHFADALMAERGVRHGKLNVIALEAEHHHAHDEQGDAHVHYRPVR, from the coding sequence ATGGAACGCTTCACCATCTCCCTGGATGAGTCGCTGGCCAGCCAGTTTGACCAGTTGATTTCCGCGCGCGGCTATAAAAACCGTTCCGAGGCGGTGCGCGACCTGATTCGCGGGGCGATCGAAGGGGACAGGCAGCGCGATGTGCCAGCCGGGCATTGCGTGGCCAATCTGTCCTACGTCTACAACCACCATGAGCGTGAGCTGGCCGAGCGGTTGATGGGTTTGCAGCATGATCATCATGACCTGACAGTGGCGGCGATGCATAGTCATCTGGATCACGATCACTGCCTGGAATCGGTCATTCTCAAAGGGTTGACCGTGGAAGTGCGGCATTTTGCCGATGCCCTGATGGCCGAGCGTGGTGTGCGGCACGGCAAGCTGAACGTGATTGCGCTGGAAGCGGAGCATCACCATGCCCACGACGAGCAGGGTGATGCCCATGTCCATTACCGTCCCGTCCGCTGA
- a CDS encoding TonB-dependent receptor, translating to MVEVRANAENLQGLAQAGSEGVVSSQRLTAVPLLRPGEVLEMVPGMIVTQHAGDGKANQYFLRGFNLDHGTDFATTVAGVPVNMPAHAHGQGYTDLNFLIPELVDRIIFRKGPYYADEGDFSSAGAAHIDYFHHLDRSLVQVTVGPNGYARTLLAGSPDLWAGRLLYGLEVFHNDGPWQVDEHYRKLNGVLRYSQGTRHDGWSLTGMAYQGQWTSTDQVAQRAIDRGAVDRFGTLDSTTGGRTFRYSLSGDWAVRGENSQRKANLWWLKSGLDLWSNFQYCLNDIAATGGCASGDQFKQSERRQAGGFALTQTVFDRWGDFDVSNAVGWQGRIDRLSPVGLYNTRQREVWNTVREDRVTQRSLALWAQNEVRWTPWFRSVQGLRADAYDFAVDANQAANSGKAGDQMLTPKLALVFGPWKKTELYANYGHGFHSNDARGTTISRDPASGDAVDKVKPLVRTKGYEAGVRSEIVSGWQSTVALWQLEAASELVFVGDAGTTEASRPSRRRGVEWTNFYRPADWLAFDADFSWSQARFIDPDALGNDIPGAVSRTANLGVTLDHLGAWFGALRLRYFGSRPLVENNSVRAAPSALTNLRIGYKYDRQTQLTLDVYNLFARKLNDIEYWYESRLAGEAGPVFDRHLHPAEPRSLRASILYRF from the coding sequence GTGGTTGAGGTGCGCGCCAATGCCGAAAACCTGCAGGGGCTTGCCCAGGCCGGCAGTGAGGGCGTGGTTTCAAGCCAGCGCCTGACGGCGGTCCCCTTGTTGCGCCCCGGCGAAGTGCTTGAAATGGTGCCCGGCATGATCGTTACCCAGCATGCGGGTGACGGCAAGGCCAATCAGTATTTTTTGCGGGGCTTCAACCTTGATCACGGCACCGATTTTGCGACGACGGTTGCCGGCGTGCCGGTCAATATGCCCGCTCACGCGCACGGCCAAGGCTATACCGACCTCAATTTTCTGATTCCTGAACTGGTCGATCGCATCATTTTCAGGAAAGGCCCGTATTACGCCGACGAAGGGGATTTTTCATCGGCCGGCGCGGCGCATATCGACTATTTTCACCACCTCGACCGTTCTCTGGTCCAGGTCACGGTAGGGCCGAATGGATATGCCCGGACATTGCTGGCTGGATCGCCCGACTTGTGGGCTGGGCGCCTGTTGTATGGCCTCGAAGTTTTCCACAATGACGGCCCATGGCAGGTTGATGAACATTACCGGAAACTCAATGGGGTGTTGCGTTACAGCCAGGGAACGCGTCACGATGGCTGGTCGCTGACCGGCATGGCGTATCAGGGCCAGTGGACCTCGACTGACCAGGTTGCCCAGCGGGCGATTGATCGTGGTGCGGTCGACCGCTTCGGGACGCTCGATTCGACGACGGGTGGGCGGACATTCCGCTACAGCCTGTCCGGTGATTGGGCGGTACGCGGTGAAAACAGCCAGCGCAAGGCCAATCTCTGGTGGCTCAAATCGGGACTCGATTTGTGGTCCAACTTTCAGTATTGCCTGAATGACATCGCCGCCACCGGCGGCTGTGCCAGTGGCGACCAGTTCAAGCAAAGCGAGCGGCGCCAGGCGGGGGGCTTTGCTCTGACGCAGACGGTTTTTGATCGCTGGGGTGATTTTGATGTCAGCAATGCCGTCGGCTGGCAGGGGCGGATCGACCGCTTGAGTCCGGTCGGGCTATATAACACCCGGCAGCGCGAGGTCTGGAATACCGTGCGTGAGGATCGCGTAACCCAGCGCAGCCTGGCGCTCTGGGCTCAAAATGAAGTTCGCTGGACGCCATGGTTTCGTTCGGTCCAGGGATTGCGGGCCGATGCCTACGATTTTGCGGTCGACGCCAATCAGGCCGCCAATTCGGGCAAGGCCGGCGATCAGATGCTGACGCCCAAGCTGGCGCTGGTATTCGGCCCGTGGAAAAAGACCGAGCTGTACGCCAATTATGGCCATGGTTTTCATTCGAACGATGCTCGTGGAACGACGATTTCGCGTGATCCGGCGAGCGGCGATGCCGTCGATAAAGTCAAACCTCTGGTGCGTACCAAGGGTTACGAAGCAGGCGTGCGTTCCGAAATCGTCTCCGGCTGGCAGTCGACCGTGGCACTCTGGCAACTGGAGGCTGCATCTGAATTGGTTTTTGTCGGAGATGCCGGTACGACCGAAGCATCTCGTCCTTCCCGCCGACGTGGCGTGGAGTGGACCAATTTTTACCGACCCGCCGACTGGCTTGCCTTCGATGCCGACTTTTCCTGGTCGCAAGCCCGCTTCATTGACCCCGATGCGCTGGGTAACGACATTCCGGGGGCTGTCTCGCGAACGGCCAATCTGGGTGTGACGCTGGATCACCTTGGGGCCTGGTTCGGTGCGCTACGTTTGCGCTACTTCGGTTCGCGGCCGTTGGTCGAAAACAACTCGGTACGGGCTGCGCCATCCGCCCTGACCAACCTGCGGATCGGATACAAGTACGATCGCCAGACGCAGTTGACGCTCGATGTGTACAACCTCTTCGCGCGCAAGCTGAATGACATCGAGTATTGGTATGAGTCCCGACTGGCTGGTGAAGCCGGTCCGGTATTCGATCGTCACCTGCATCCGGCCGAGCCGCGCAGCTTGCGGGCGAGCATTTTGTATCGATTTTGA
- a CDS encoding PilW family protein produces the protein MMKANKAQQGFSLIELMIAVTLALVAMLAATQLYASTRQTYRLQGMQTRLSEDGRFALSMLQRVIAQAGYRPSPVTPMIPTAGFMSVANGTYLTPTSNESVTVRFIADGTNMMVCDGSLAAANSQQTLTIAKSGSKLQCGTVDWIAPASAGSGTGTELVDFKILYGTDTGPATLKEFGCGADSNATQKSRDCVADTYAQASATAAPTAIVSVKVCLVLRTESTDGSISKNAAVSDCGGTAIANSQTDKKLYRTFRSTVMLRNQ, from the coding sequence ATGATGAAAGCCAATAAAGCGCAGCAGGGTTTTTCCCTGATCGAACTCATGATTGCCGTCACGCTGGCGTTGGTCGCCATGCTTGCTGCCACCCAACTCTATGCCAGCACCCGGCAGACCTATCGTTTGCAAGGCATGCAGACGCGGCTTTCGGAGGATGGGCGCTTTGCCTTGTCGATGCTGCAGCGAGTGATCGCTCAGGCGGGTTATCGTCCCAGTCCTGTGACGCCGATGATCCCGACTGCCGGATTCATGTCCGTAGCAAATGGTACGTATCTGACTCCGACCTCAAACGAGTCGGTAACTGTCCGTTTTATCGCGGATGGAACCAACATGATGGTCTGTGATGGCTCGCTGGCTGCAGCCAATTCACAGCAAACGCTGACGATTGCAAAAAGTGGCAGCAAGCTGCAGTGCGGTACGGTGGACTGGATTGCTCCTGCTTCAGCAGGAAGTGGCACAGGAACGGAACTGGTTGATTTCAAGATTTTGTACGGCACCGATACCGGTCCGGCAACTTTGAAGGAATTTGGCTGTGGTGCTGACAGCAATGCAACCCAGAAGTCGCGTGACTGTGTGGCCGATACCTATGCACAAGCCAGTGCAACTGCTGCCCCGACTGCGATTGTCTCCGTCAAGGTATGCCTTGTCCTGAGGACGGAGTCTACCGATGGCAGCATCAGTAAAAATGCGGCAGTCAGTGATTGCGGAGGAACTGCTATCGCTAACTCGCAGACGGACAAGAAGCTTTATCGCACCTTCCGCTCGACCGTCATGTTGCGGAACCAGTAA
- a CDS encoding type IV pilin protein, translated as MSVKKRREAGFTLIEVMITVVIIALLAGVALPAYQGQIVKSRRTDTQRVLVSHAQSLERWFSTNGTYLNAAGTACGVADPATTTGYTVGTRCTATTFIVTSTVVSGSSQASDGNQVLTNAGVRTGKWAE; from the coding sequence ATGTCAGTAAAAAAGCGCCGGGAGGCTGGTTTTACCTTGATCGAGGTGATGATTACCGTCGTTATCATTGCTTTGCTGGCAGGCGTAGCCCTGCCTGCGTATCAAGGGCAGATTGTCAAATCCCGGCGAACTGATACGCAGCGGGTGCTGGTTTCTCATGCCCAAAGCCTGGAGCGCTGGTTTTCGACAAATGGCACTTACCTTAATGCGGCAGGGACTGCTTGCGGGGTGGCTGATCCTGCGACAACAACGGGTTATACGGTGGGGACGCGTTGTACCGCGACTACTTTTATCGTGACGTCCACTGTCGTTTCCGGAAGCTCGCAAGCATCCGACGGCAATCAGGTTTTAACCAATGCAGGTGTGCGTACAGGCAAGTGGGCCGAGTGA
- the mpl gene encoding UDP-N-acetylmuramate:L-alanyl-gamma-D-glutamyl-meso-diaminopimelate ligase produces MHIHILGICGTFMGGVAQLAVAAGHRVTGCDSNVYPPMSDQLRGAGIELTEGFGLEQLALVPDVFVVGNAISRGNPLLEAVLDKGLPYVSGPQWLAENVLQGRWVLGVAGTHGKTTTSSMLAWILEDAHMAPGFLIGGVPLNFGVSARLGDTPFFVIEADEYDTAFCDKRSKFVHYKPRTVVLNNLEFDHADIFVDLAAIETQFHHLVRTLPASGLIVSNAAEASLERVLARGCWSDIERFNDPAGYRVSGDDASGELVLHGPQGEIGRTHWALSGEHNRANACAALLAAHHVGVPLDKGLEALSRFVNVKRRMEVRGEVRGVTVYDDFAHHPTAIATTVAGLRRKVGNARILAVLEPRSNTMKLGTMKSQLPASLGEVDAAFCYAANLGWDAREALAPMGEKAIVEDNIDELVAKIVAAARSGDQILVMSNGGFGGIHGKLLTALEK; encoded by the coding sequence ATGCACATTCATATTCTGGGTATTTGTGGCACCTTTATGGGGGGCGTCGCCCAACTTGCAGTGGCTGCCGGCCACCGTGTAACGGGCTGCGACAGCAACGTCTATCCGCCGATGAGCGACCAATTGCGTGGCGCCGGCATCGAACTGACCGAAGGCTTCGGATTGGAACAACTGGCGCTGGTGCCCGATGTTTTTGTCGTCGGCAATGCCATCTCGCGCGGCAATCCCTTGCTGGAAGCGGTACTCGACAAAGGCCTGCCCTATGTTTCCGGCCCTCAATGGCTGGCCGAGAACGTCCTTCAGGGGCGCTGGGTGCTCGGCGTTGCCGGCACGCATGGCAAGACGACGACCAGTTCGATGCTCGCCTGGATCCTCGAAGATGCCCACATGGCGCCAGGTTTCCTGATTGGCGGCGTCCCGCTCAATTTTGGCGTATCGGCCCGCCTGGGCGACACCCCCTTCTTCGTCATCGAAGCCGACGAATACGACACGGCCTTCTGCGACAAACGTTCAAAGTTCGTGCATTACAAGCCGCGCACCGTCGTCCTGAACAATCTGGAATTCGATCACGCAGACATATTCGTTGATCTGGCAGCGATTGAAACGCAATTCCACCACCTTGTCCGCACCCTGCCGGCCTCCGGACTGATTGTCTCGAATGCTGCCGAGGCCAGCCTGGAACGTGTACTGGCACGCGGTTGCTGGAGCGACATCGAGCGTTTCAACGATCCAGCCGGCTACCGCGTCAGTGGTGACGATGCCAGTGGCGAACTGGTTCTACATGGCCCGCAAGGCGAAATCGGTCGGACACACTGGGCATTGTCCGGCGAACACAACCGGGCCAACGCCTGTGCCGCACTGCTCGCCGCTCACCACGTCGGCGTTCCGCTCGACAAAGGGTTGGAGGCGCTATCGCGCTTCGTCAACGTCAAGCGACGCATGGAAGTACGCGGCGAAGTGCGCGGCGTCACGGTCTACGACGATTTTGCCCACCATCCCACAGCCATTGCCACGACGGTCGCCGGTCTGCGCCGCAAGGTCGGCAATGCCCGCATTCTGGCCGTACTCGAACCTCGCTCCAACACGATGAAGCTGGGCACGATGAAAAGCCAGTTGCCGGCCAGCCTGGGCGAAGTCGATGCAGCATTCTGCTACGCCGCCAATCTGGGCTGGGATGCCCGCGAAGCACTCGCCCCGATGGGCGAGAAGGCCATCGTCGAAGACAATATCGACGAACTTGTCGCCAAAATCGTTGCTGCCGCGCGCTCCGGCGACCAAATTTTGGTCATGAGCAATGGCGGCTTCGGTGGCATTCACGGCAAGTTGCTCACCGCACTCGAAAAGTGA
- a CDS encoding nickel transporter has translation MENLPSDWLSLLILTFVLGMKHGFDADHLATIDGLTRYNLRCQPAMARYCGTLFSLGHGAVVIAIALGVSAVAGQWDVPDWFGTLGSLISIAFLVALGSLNLAAVLRAGPDEIVQPVGLKGRLLGNLRHASHPVLVALVGALFALSFDTLSQAAFFALTATRFGGWEHALLLAVLFMLGMLLTDGINGLWIARLIARADQVALVASRVMGLVVSGISLLVAAFGAAKMLSPAIDAWSEGKELVFGFSLVALIVLSFIAALRLTRRPAAT, from the coding sequence ATGGAAAACCTCCCCTCCGACTGGCTGTCCCTGCTGATCCTCACCTTTGTGCTGGGCATGAAGCATGGCTTCGATGCCGATCATCTGGCGACGATCGATGGCTTGACCCGCTACAACCTGCGTTGCCAGCCAGCCATGGCGCGTTACTGCGGCACTTTGTTTTCACTCGGGCACGGGGCAGTGGTCATTGCGATTGCGCTCGGTGTTTCGGCGGTTGCCGGGCAGTGGGATGTGCCGGACTGGTTCGGTACGCTGGGTTCGCTCATCTCGATCGCATTTCTTGTGGCGCTTGGCAGCCTCAACCTGGCTGCAGTGCTGCGCGCGGGGCCGGACGAAATCGTCCAGCCTGTCGGGCTTAAAGGGCGTTTGCTTGGTAATTTGCGACATGCATCGCACCCCGTTCTGGTGGCGCTGGTCGGTGCGCTCTTTGCCTTGTCGTTCGACACCTTGTCCCAGGCCGCTTTTTTTGCCTTGACGGCAACCCGCTTCGGCGGCTGGGAACATGCCTTGTTGCTCGCGGTGCTGTTCATGCTCGGCATGCTGCTCACAGACGGGATCAATGGTTTGTGGATCGCCCGCTTGATCGCCCGGGCCGATCAGGTGGCGCTGGTTGCGTCGCGCGTGATGGGATTGGTCGTTTCGGGGATCAGCTTGCTGGTGGCTGCCTTCGGGGCGGCAAAGATGCTGTCGCCGGCGATCGACGCCTGGAGCGAGGGGAAGGAACTGGTTTTCGGGTTCTCGCTGGTTGCCCTCATTGTCCTCAGCTTCATTGCTGCGTTGCGGCTGACGCGGCGTCCGGCAGCGACCTGA
- a CDS encoding NADP-dependent malic enzyme, protein MEKDLREAALEYHRWPTPGKISVRPTKGLTNQRDLALAYSPGVAAACDAIVEDPATAAWYTSRANLVGVITNGTAVLGLGDIGPLAAKPVMEGKGCLFKKFAGIDVFDIELAENDPDKLIDMIAAMEPTLGGVNLEDIKAPECFYIEEKLKERMSIPVFHDDQHGTAIISAAAMLNGLKVVGKKIEEIKVVCSGAGAAAISCLNLWCQLGVKRENIMVCDSKGVIYVGRPGHMDETKARYAQNTEARTLADAMVGADVFLGLSAAGVVKQDMVKGMADKPMVFALANPTPEIMPELVKEVRPDAIIATGRSDYVNQVNNVLCFPFIFRGALDVGATRITEEMKMASVRAIAELAEAEVTDEVAMAYPGHELSFGPEYLIPKPFDPRLIVKIAPAVAQAAIDSGVATRPITDWDAYRAKLSEFVYHTGVGMRAIFQAARQAQGKRIIFAEGEDERVLRAAQVVIEEKFARPILVGRQAVIEHRLEKAKLRIKPGVDFDIVNPESDERYRECWTAYHQLMVRHGVTPAIAKESLRRKPTLIGAMLLKLGYADGLICGMTGQYSHHLGVISQVIGKREGVNTLAAMNYLMLPSRSLFICDTHINENPTAEEVAEMTLMAAEQVKRFGVQPKAALLSHSNFGSGNSESARKMSRAAALVNQMSGGDLEVDGEMHGDSALSEEIRRAAHPDSTLKGEANLMVMPNIDAANITYNLLKMTGGEGVTIGPVLLGAARPVHVLTATATVRRLVNMTALAVVESMER, encoded by the coding sequence GTGGAAAAGGATTTGCGCGAAGCCGCACTTGAATATCATCGCTGGCCCACGCCGGGCAAGATTTCCGTTCGCCCGACCAAAGGGCTGACCAACCAACGGGATCTCGCCCTGGCTTATTCGCCGGGCGTTGCTGCCGCCTGTGACGCCATTGTTGAAGATCCGGCAACGGCCGCCTGGTACACCTCACGCGCCAACCTGGTCGGCGTGATCACCAACGGTACGGCCGTGCTGGGTCTGGGCGATATCGGCCCGCTCGCCGCCAAGCCGGTGATGGAAGGCAAGGGCTGTCTGTTCAAGAAATTCGCCGGGATCGACGTGTTCGACATCGAGCTGGCCGAGAACGACCCGGACAAGCTGATCGACATGATTGCCGCCATGGAGCCGACGCTCGGCGGGGTCAATCTCGAAGACATCAAGGCCCCTGAGTGCTTCTATATTGAAGAGAAGCTCAAGGAACGGATGAGCATCCCGGTTTTCCACGACGATCAGCACGGTACGGCGATCATTTCTGCCGCTGCAATGCTGAACGGCCTGAAAGTGGTCGGCAAGAAGATCGAAGAGATCAAGGTCGTTTGCTCCGGTGCCGGTGCTGCCGCCATTTCCTGTCTCAACCTGTGGTGCCAGCTTGGCGTCAAGCGCGAGAACATCATGGTTTGCGACTCCAAGGGCGTCATCTACGTTGGCCGTCCGGGTCACATGGATGAAACCAAGGCGCGCTACGCCCAGAATACCGAAGCCCGCACGCTGGCTGATGCGATGGTCGGTGCCGACGTTTTCCTCGGTCTTTCTGCTGCCGGCGTCGTCAAGCAGGACATGGTCAAAGGCATGGCCGACAAGCCGATGGTTTTTGCGCTGGCCAACCCGACCCCGGAAATCATGCCGGAGCTGGTCAAGGAAGTCCGTCCGGATGCAATCATCGCGACCGGCCGTTCCGACTACGTGAACCAGGTCAATAACGTTCTCTGCTTCCCCTTCATCTTCCGTGGCGCACTCGATGTCGGCGCAACGCGCATTACTGAAGAAATGAAGATGGCTTCCGTGCGCGCCATTGCCGAACTGGCCGAAGCTGAAGTGACTGACGAAGTGGCCATGGCCTACCCGGGGCATGAGCTGTCCTTCGGGCCGGAATACCTGATTCCGAAGCCGTTTGACCCGCGCCTGATCGTCAAGATTGCGCCGGCCGTCGCCCAGGCTGCAATCGATTCCGGCGTTGCCACCCGTCCGATCACCGATTGGGATGCCTATCGCGCCAAGTTGTCCGAATTCGTCTACCACACCGGTGTCGGCATGCGGGCCATCTTCCAGGCCGCTCGTCAGGCCCAGGGCAAGCGCATCATTTTTGCCGAAGGTGAAGATGAGCGTGTTCTGCGCGCCGCTCAGGTGGTGATCGAAGAGAAGTTTGCCCGTCCGATTCTGGTCGGTCGTCAGGCTGTCATCGAGCATCGTCTGGAAAAAGCCAAGCTGCGCATCAAGCCGGGTGTCGATTTCGATATTGTCAATCCGGAATCCGACGAGCGTTACCGCGAATGTTGGACCGCCTACCATCAACTGATGGTGCGTCACGGCGTGACCCCGGCCATCGCCAAGGAGTCGCTGCGTCGCAAGCCGACGCTGATCGGCGCCATGCTGCTCAAGCTCGGTTACGCCGATGGCCTGATTTGCGGCATGACCGGCCAGTACAGCCACCATCTCGGCGTGATCAGCCAGGTGATCGGCAAGCGCGAAGGCGTCAATACGCTGGCCGCGATGAACTACCTGATGCTGCCGAGCCGTTCGCTGTTCATCTGCGACACCCACATCAACGAAAATCCGACGGCGGAAGAAGTTGCCGAAATGACGCTGATGGCGGCCGAGCAGGTCAAACGTTTCGGCGTGCAGCCGAAAGCGGCCCTGCTGTCGCATTCGAACTTCGGTTCGGGCAATTCGGAGTCGGCCCGCAAGATGAGCCGCGCCGCTGCGCTGGTCAATCAAATGTCCGGTGGCGATCTTGAAGTTGACGGCGAAATGCATGGCGATTCGGCTCTTTCCGAAGAAATTCGTCGTGCGGCGCATCCGGATTCAACGCTCAAGGGCGAAGCCAACCTGATGGTCATGCCGAATATCGACGCTGCCAACATTACCTACAATCTGCTCAAGATGACCGGTGGTGAAGGTGTGACGATTGGCCCCGTGCTGCTTGGCGCGGCTCGTCCGGTGCATGTGCTGACCGCTACGGCAACGGTTCGTCGCCTGGTTAACATGACAGCCCTGGCGGTTGTCGAGTCGATGGAACGCTGA
- a CDS encoding PilX N-terminal domain-containing pilus assembly protein gives MSARNERGFVLVTSMLILLVLTILVVNAVRNTTLNEKMAGNYMDRTNALLAAEQALRQGEALLVANGDLCLSGCAVTNGAVAASTTTLNAVPTAWVDTNAATAATASGQKTSGKYQVSRLADTFVPSTTTGCTGTTYCRDGCRAYSIMGRGQGFDSRSVVVLQTVAFVCSI, from the coding sequence ATGTCTGCAAGAAATGAACGTGGTTTTGTGCTGGTCACCTCAATGTTGATCTTGCTTGTCCTGACGATCCTGGTGGTCAATGCGGTACGCAATACGACGTTGAACGAAAAGATGGCCGGCAATTACATGGATCGTACCAACGCCCTTTTGGCCGCAGAGCAAGCGCTTCGACAAGGAGAGGCCCTGTTGGTCGCCAATGGGGATTTGTGCCTTTCAGGGTGTGCCGTAACAAATGGGGCGGTTGCTGCTTCAACGACAACGCTCAATGCAGTACCGACTGCCTGGGTGGATACGAATGCGGCGACAGCAGCAACAGCCTCCGGGCAGAAAACGTCTGGCAAATACCAGGTTTCCCGGCTGGCCGATACTTTTGTTCCGTCGACTACGACGGGGTGTACCGGAACCACTTATTGTCGTGATGGTTGCAGGGCTTACAGTATCATGGGGCGCGGCCAGGGTTTCGACTCCCGTTCGGTGGTGGTTTTGCAGACCGTTGCATTCGTGTGCTCGATTTGA
- a CDS encoding nucleotidyltransferase domain-containing protein, with protein MPRHERPRPSSSHTRASIASLAARLMVEDGIADFYLAKRKAARQLGLPDHTTFPDNAEVELELRAYRSLYGDAADAELLRAQRRVALEILQLFADFCPYLTGSVLDGTAGEHSTIDILLFADSAKEVEIFLLNRGIDFEHAEPHNERVEAVLVLETDVADVNLIVLPPKYERVTLKHRDGRSRERIKADALRALLSE; from the coding sequence ATGCCCCGTCATGAAAGGCCCCGCCCGAGCAGTAGCCATACACGGGCCAGTATTGCCAGTCTTGCTGCCCGTTTGATGGTCGAGGACGGCATTGCCGATTTTTACCTCGCCAAGCGCAAAGCCGCCCGTCAGCTCGGACTGCCGGACCATACGACCTTCCCCGATAATGCCGAAGTCGAGCTTGAGTTGCGCGCTTATCGCAGCCTTTATGGCGATGCGGCCGATGCCGAGTTGCTGCGTGCCCAGCGTCGGGTCGCACTTGAAATTCTCCAGTTATTTGCCGATTTCTGCCCGTATCTGACGGGTTCGGTTCTTGATGGAACGGCTGGTGAGCATTCGACCATCGATATCCTGTTGTTTGCCGACAGCGCCAAGGAGGTCGAGATTTTTCTGCTTAATCGGGGAATTGACTTCGAACATGCCGAACCACACAACGAACGTGTCGAAGCTGTGCTGGTACTCGAAACAGATGTGGCTGACGTAAATTTGATCGTTCTTCCGCCAAAGTACGAGCGAGTCACGCTGAAACACCGCGATGGGCGCTCGCGTGAACGTATCAAGGCCGATGCCTTGCGTGCCTTACTTTCGGAATAG
- a CDS encoding ATP-binding protein produces the protein MSITVPSADPAAGEGLGEQAWIEVIQKMDEVYNDLLQYEVALEEKNAALEESHQFIESVLTSISDILIVCDRQGSIIEVNSSLLHFSGKSAQELEKTPVFDLFADEIERARAREVFARFGREGVHDCEFFLRAGDGSTVPVSMNCTPRVSQTGKLMGMVVTGRPVGELRRAYQALRQAHDDLKRTQGQLLHAEKMVSLGRLVAGVAHELNNPISFVLGNVLSLQRYASRLESYLGAVHATSVADDAALIELRQSLRIDRILADMPLLIDGMIEGAERTRDIVDALKRFSAVDKTLPEQVCLNDVIERSVRWVVQSASARFAVDVDLPPDLRCSGSSGQLQQVVMNLIQNACDATLHVGDARLLIRGSVASGQLCLIFSDNGPGIPAENLGRLFEPFFTTKPVGQGTGLGLSISYGIVERHGGKLSAANRPEGGAEFILALPVESI, from the coding sequence ATGTCCATTACCGTCCCGTCCGCTGATCCGGCTGCCGGCGAAGGGCTGGGCGAACAGGCCTGGATCGAGGTCATCCAGAAGATGGACGAGGTCTACAACGACCTGCTCCAGTACGAAGTTGCCCTTGAAGAAAAAAATGCTGCGCTGGAGGAGTCTCACCAGTTCATCGAAAGTGTACTGACGTCGATATCCGACATTTTGATTGTCTGCGACCGTCAGGGCAGCATCATCGAGGTCAATTCCTCGTTGCTGCACTTCTCCGGGAAAAGTGCGCAGGAACTTGAAAAAACGCCGGTATTCGATCTTTTTGCCGATGAAATCGAACGTGCCAGGGCGCGCGAAGTATTTGCCCGTTTTGGGCGCGAAGGCGTGCATGACTGCGAATTCTTTTTGCGGGCCGGCGATGGGTCGACCGTGCCGGTCTCGATGAATTGCACGCCGCGCGTTTCGCAGACGGGCAAACTGATGGGGATGGTGGTGACCGGTCGGCCGGTCGGTGAATTGCGCCGGGCTTATCAGGCTTTGCGACAAGCGCATGACGACCTGAAGCGAACCCAGGGCCAGTTGTTGCACGCCGAGAAAATGGTGTCGCTGGGTCGCCTGGTGGCCGGGGTGGCGCACGAATTGAATAATCCGATCAGCTTTGTCCTGGGCAACGTGCTGTCATTGCAGCGTTACGCCAGCCGTCTTGAAAGCTACCTGGGCGCGGTGCATGCCACCAGTGTGGCAGACGATGCCGCACTGATCGAGTTGCGCCAGTCCCTGCGCATCGATCGCATTCTGGCCGACATGCCGTTGTTGATCGACGGGATGATTGAAGGCGCGGAACGGACACGCGATATTGTCGATGCCCTGAAGCGTTTTTCTGCAGTCGACAAGACGCTCCCGGAGCAGGTTTGTCTCAATGACGTGATCGAGCGCTCGGTGCGCTGGGTGGTGCAAAGTGCTTCAGCCCGTTTCGCGGTCGACGTTGATTTACCGCCTGATTTGCGCTGTTCCGGCTCCTCTGGCCAGTTGCAGCAGGTAGTGATGAATTTGATACAGAATGCCTGCGACGCAACGCTCCATGTCGGCGATGCCCGTCTGCTCATTCGCGGCTCGGTTGCTTCGGGCCAGCTCTGCTTGATATTCAGTGACAACGGACCGGGTATCCCGGCCGAGAATCTGGGGCGCCTGTTCGAACCGTTTTTTACGACCAAGCCGGTCGGCCAGGGAACCGGGCTGGGTTTGTCGATCAGCTACGGCATCGTCGAGCGGCATGGCGGCAAACTGAGTGCGGCCAACCGGCCTGAAGGCGGAGCGGAATTTATTCTTGCACTGCCGGTGGAAAGTATCTGA